In one Roseburia intestinalis L1-82 genomic region, the following are encoded:
- a CDS encoding DegV family protein, giving the protein MSKLSDRIIQVLIRKDVSIHAQLFRFMSLLGTIAMAVGGVYTLAEGMEIKNVAALFAGALFMGMLFWAGNKFQQYDLCSFILMSGLNGIFLPVTFLRSGGLKSGMPLWFVLGFISLFFLLRGKSLAAGTVITIIADAYCFYTAYVHPERITYMESESVVYGDIIVSAVITIFLTCAFMFIQITLSEYQRKENEKQQAELVAAMNTQSRFLANMSHEIRTPINTIIGLNEMTLREENLSDDIIENANNIQSASKMLLSLINDILDLSKIEAGKMEVVPARYETGELFSEIVNTTWIRAHEKNLEFCVNVSEKLPSMLYGDEMRIKQVLTNILSNAIKYTQKGSVTLFVESEQTGADEILLKMAVIDTGMGIRQDDMKYLFDSFKRVNEGSTKGIEGTGLGLSICSQLVNLMGGQITVDSIYQKGSTFTITIPQKIVNATPLGNLNYNSSSRHQRSSYKKSFEAPEAKVLVVDDNDMNLLVAKKLLRETKVQLALAHSGMECLKLTAKNNYDVIFMDHMMPEMDGEKTMDLVRNQQGGFCRKTPIIALTANAMSGAEEKYRKMGFSDYLAKPINGILFEAMLLRYLPKERIEYMIDPDEVSEMDGFRILGQKKKQRLIVSTDNVVDLPNDVIRQLGIPVMHYFVNTEYGHYEDMVEIHSDSLLSYIEKDQYAKSEAPTVGEYETFFGNLLEEAEQVLHISIASGSGKGFENASQAAAGFSHVQVFDSGHLSSGTGLMVMHAANMVLKNKDLDEVLQSLEAIQPKIQTSFILDSSKQLYRSGLLNKQVWKMTEMLQCHPVLALHKKKIVPAAIFFGNTQDVYKKYIHAQMARWSPIDQKVLFITSAGCSKETKDMILEEVQKYKKFDQIYMQEASAAITSNCGAGCFGLIYMLQ; this is encoded by the coding sequence ATGAGTAAGCTGAGTGACAGAATTATCCAGGTACTGATCCGGAAAGATGTTTCAATTCATGCACAGTTATTCCGCTTTATGTCGCTGCTTGGAACGATCGCGATGGCAGTGGGGGGAGTTTATACGCTTGCCGAGGGAATGGAGATAAAAAATGTCGCAGCATTATTTGCCGGGGCGCTTTTTATGGGCATGCTTTTCTGGGCAGGAAATAAATTCCAGCAATATGATCTCTGTTCTTTCATTCTGATGTCAGGGCTGAATGGAATTTTTCTTCCAGTTACGTTTCTGCGCTCCGGAGGCTTAAAAAGCGGTATGCCGCTTTGGTTTGTTCTTGGTTTCATCTCGCTTTTTTTCCTGCTGCGGGGGAAAAGTCTTGCCGCGGGAACTGTTATAACGATCATTGCGGATGCGTATTGTTTTTACACTGCATATGTTCATCCGGAACGGATCACTTATATGGAATCGGAATCTGTAGTTTATGGGGATATTATCGTGAGTGCGGTCATAACCATCTTTCTGACCTGTGCGTTTATGTTTATCCAGATCACACTCTCTGAATATCAGAGAAAAGAAAATGAAAAGCAGCAGGCGGAGTTAGTTGCCGCAATGAATACACAGAGCCGTTTCCTTGCAAATATGAGCCATGAAATCCGTACGCCGATCAATACGATCATAGGATTAAATGAAATGACACTTCGGGAGGAGAATCTGTCAGACGATATTATTGAGAATGCCAATAATATCCAGAGTGCAAGTAAGATGCTTTTGTCCCTGATCAATGATATTTTAGACCTGTCCAAAATTGAGGCGGGGAAAATGGAAGTTGTTCCGGCGCGTTATGAGACAGGAGAATTATTCAGTGAAATTGTAAACACGACCTGGATCCGTGCACATGAGAAAAATCTGGAATTTTGTGTCAATGTATCTGAAAAACTGCCATCCATGCTTTATGGCGACGAGATGAGGATCAAACAGGTTTTAACCAATATTTTAAGTAATGCGATCAAGTATACGCAAAAGGGATCCGTCACGCTGTTTGTGGAGAGTGAGCAGACGGGAGCGGACGAAATCCTTTTAAAAATGGCTGTGATCGATACCGGTATGGGAATCCGTCAGGATGATATGAAATACCTGTTTGACAGTTTTAAACGGGTCAATGAAGGCAGCACAAAAGGAATCGAGGGAACAGGCCTTGGACTTTCTATCTGCAGCCAGCTTGTAAATCTGATGGGTGGTCAGATCACGGTTGACAGTATTTATCAGAAAGGTTCTACATTTACGATTACGATTCCACAGAAAATTGTAAATGCCACGCCGCTTGGAAATCTCAATTATAATAGTTCATCAAGACATCAGAGATCCTCCTATAAAAAGAGTTTCGAAGCACCGGAAGCAAAAGTTCTTGTTGTGGATGACAATGATATGAATCTGCTTGTCGCTAAAAAACTGCTTCGGGAAACCAAAGTCCAGCTTGCATTGGCGCATAGTGGAATGGAATGTCTGAAGCTGACGGCAAAAAATAATTACGATGTGATTTTTATGGATCACATGATGCCAGAGATGGATGGTGAAAAAACCATGGATCTGGTGCGCAACCAGCAGGGTGGATTCTGCCGCAAAACGCCGATTATTGCGCTGACTGCCAATGCAATGTCTGGTGCAGAAGAAAAGTATCGTAAAATGGGATTTTCTGATTATCTTGCGAAACCGATCAATGGAATCCTTTTTGAGGCAATGCTTCTCCGTTATCTGCCAAAAGAGCGCATTGAATATATGATCGATCCGGATGAAGTCAGTGAGATGGACGGATTCCGTATTCTGGGCCAGAAGAAAAAGCAAAGGCTGATCGTCAGCACGGACAACGTTGTGGATCTGCCGAATGATGTGATCCGGCAGCTTGGAATACCGGTCATGCATTATTTTGTAAATACGGAATATGGGCATTACGAGGATATGGTGGAAATCCATTCAGACAGTCTGCTGTCTTATATTGAAAAAGATCAGTATGCTAAGTCGGAAGCACCGACAGTCGGGGAATATGAGACATTTTTTGGAAATCTGCTTGAGGAGGCGGAACAGGTACTGCATATCAGTATTGCTTCAGGATCCGGAAAGGGATTTGAGAATGCAAGCCAGGCGGCAGCCGGATTTTCCCATGTGCAGGTGTTTGATTCCGGTCATTTGTCGAGTGGTACAGGCCTGATGGTTATGCATGCGGCGAATATGGTGCTGAAAAATAAGGATCTGGATGAAGTATTACAGAGTCTGGAAGCAATACAGCCTAAAATACAGACAAGCTTTATTTTAGACAGTTCGAAACAGCTTTACCGCAGTGGACTTTTAAATAAGCAGGTATGGAAAATGACAGAGATGCTGCAGTGTCATCCGGTTCTGGCATTGCACAAAAAGAAAATTGTACCGGCAGCGATCTTTTTTGGAAATACACAGGATGTTTATAAAAAATATATACACGCGCAGATGGCGCGATGGTCGCCGATTGATCAGAAAGTCTTATTTATAACATCTGCGGGTTGTTCGAAAGAGACGAAAGATATGATTTTAGAGGAAGTGCAAAAGTATAAAAAATTTGATCAGATCTACATGCAGGAGGCATCAGCAGCGATTACAAGTAACTGTGGAGCCGGCTGTTTTGGACTTATTTATATGCTGCAGTAA
- a CDS encoding response regulator, with the protein MQTSNKELILLVDDDPGNLKRAQTILGEEFRISATTSGKMALSLLSKVTPDLILLDVNMPEMNGFETLKKIRELENGSMIPVVFLTGDNDAETETKCFEAGAMDFVGKPFVSQVLVSRVKRILENRQYQNHLEEMVASQVAEMTRMQDEVITGIANLIESRDGSTGLHVKNTQNYVQILTKALREKGMYPDILDHNYELNTVKASVLHDIGKIKTPDAILLKPGRLTDEEFEVMKQHTVAGCEIIDRIIGNVEHEEYVDIARKIARYHHERWDGTGYPDGLSGEEIPLCARIMALADVFDALYQDRCYKKAIRPASKVFEIIKENSGSQFDPNLTEIFLELQREITDISE; encoded by the coding sequence ATGCAGACAAGTAACAAAGAACTGATCCTGCTGGTAGATGATGATCCGGGCAATCTCAAAAGAGCACAGACGATTCTGGGGGAAGAATTTCGTATTTCTGCGACTACATCTGGGAAAATGGCATTGTCACTTCTTTCAAAAGTGACACCGGATCTGATCCTTTTGGATGTAAATATGCCGGAAATGAACGGATTTGAAACACTGAAAAAGATTCGGGAACTTGAAAATGGATCTATGATACCGGTTGTGTTTCTGACCGGTGATAATGATGCTGAAACAGAAACAAAATGTTTTGAGGCAGGGGCTATGGATTTTGTCGGGAAGCCGTTTGTTTCCCAGGTATTAGTCAGCCGTGTGAAACGAATTTTAGAGAACAGACAGTACCAGAATCATTTAGAAGAGATGGTCGCCTCGCAGGTTGCGGAAATGACGCGTATGCAGGATGAAGTGATTACCGGTATCGCCAACCTGATCGAGAGCCGTGATGGCAGTACGGGACTTCATGTAAAAAATACCCAGAATTATGTACAGATACTGACAAAAGCGTTGAGGGAAAAGGGGATGTATCCGGATATCCTTGATCATAATTATGAGCTCAATACAGTAAAGGCATCGGTACTTCACGATATTGGAAAAATAAAAACACCAGATGCGATTCTTTTAAAACCGGGACGGCTGACGGACGAAGAGTTTGAAGTCATGAAACAGCATACGGTAGCCGGGTGTGAGATCATTGACCGGATCATCGGAAATGTGGAACATGAGGAATATGTGGATATTGCCAGAAAAATAGCACGATATCATCATGAAAGATGGGACGGTACGGGCTATCCGGATGGATTATCCGGGGAGGAGATTCCGTTATGTGCAAGGATCATGGCACTTGCTGATGTTTTTGATGCATTATATCAGGACCGGTGTTATAAGAAAGCAATCCGTCCCGCATCTAAGGTGTTTGAAATTATAAAGGAAAATAGCGGCTCTCAGTTTGATCCGAACCTTACAGAGATATTTCTGGAATTGCAGAGGGAAATTACAGACATAAGTGAATGA
- a CDS encoding hybrid sensor histidine kinase/response regulator — MIREIKKDRAGVIPYVLYFIYTVYMVVAAVYLKWPSWVAAVIICGLLASIGLRMLTGRYSRLAKLFCSVMIWMNIILYTVFTDGSSLTMATVAASVVMLSLFDLIEINYISLVATIFLFCLDTFLLDKVSYDNPIREMEFFMQFFAIIILEIMENKQLKNRIQHDMEFNETMRELEDAKQAKDDFMANISHEIRTPLNSIIGIGSELLDAKVDDTTKEQLYDITVAGRNLMSLVSDILDFSELENDTMELVEEPYNITSVINDVVNMAHVWNKEKNLEIIVDCEADIPNNLLGDSQKIYRIILNLINNAIKFTDAGGVILFVGARKESYGINLMVKVKDTGIGMSEKNIDALENTYNQVDTTRDRRAGGIGLGLAISRKMIAKMNGHMHIESVPDAGTTVSIIIPQRVLTDMPLVSVRDAGDKKIIFYMDLERYRFGQLRDGYLECIQRMVDQLHVDAVRCSTMHELKNRIDHENYQFLFVADVEYFIDQSYFDSLTAKMKVVVMANRDCDLQKIGPEVLLIYRPMHVFSVATILNGEKLQQDAYDERWHHDRFRVKGAKILAVDDSAMNLKVVSSLLSHYGITIDTALSGSEAIDKISDRSYDLVFMDHMMPEMDGVECMHRIHELPRFRERKIPIIALTANAIGGAREMLIREGFDDFVAKPIEKSAMERVLRKYLSMFIEKDTGEEQVTCKTEENSGLSGQFKEGGKEFEAAGIDRRLGLSYFDNNEADYMEIVQCFYEQGRSQIQTLQELYDKKDWENYKINVHSLKGQSLTIGAKELSKRAKRMQEACEHGDENYIIQNHTELIADYCSILDGLSKYVTVGEEKNPVQKLSAAIDNFDQAEAMKLLEMIKNETGSSMADSDAQLIADMEAQIELFDFISAAETLKKWGGADNE, encoded by the coding sequence ATGATAAGAGAAATCAAAAAGGACAGGGCGGGAGTGATCCCGTATGTACTTTATTTCATATATACTGTTTATATGGTAGTGGCAGCAGTTTATTTAAAATGGCCAAGCTGGGTAGCTGCGGTGATAATTTGTGGGCTTTTGGCGAGTATCGGACTTCGGATGCTGACAGGACGGTACAGCAGACTGGCGAAGTTATTTTGTTCTGTTATGATATGGATGAATATTATTTTATATACGGTATTCACGGACGGTTCGTCTCTTACCATGGCAACAGTAGCAGCAAGTGTTGTGATGTTGTCTCTTTTTGATCTGATCGAGATCAATTATATTTCGTTGGTAGCAACGATCTTTTTGTTTTGTCTTGATACATTCCTGTTAGATAAAGTAAGTTATGATAATCCGATACGGGAAATGGAATTTTTTATGCAGTTTTTTGCGATCATTATTCTCGAGATCATGGAAAATAAACAGTTAAAAAACCGTATACAGCATGATATGGAATTCAATGAGACAATGCGTGAACTCGAGGATGCCAAACAGGCAAAAGATGATTTTATGGCAAATATTTCGCATGAGATCCGTACACCGTTAAATTCTATCATCGGAATCGGATCAGAATTACTGGATGCGAAAGTGGATGATACGACAAAGGAACAGCTGTATGATATTACAGTTGCGGGCAGGAATCTGATGTCTTTGGTATCAGATATCCTGGATTTTTCAGAACTTGAAAATGACACGATGGAGCTGGTGGAAGAACCATATAACATTACGTCTGTGATCAATGATGTGGTTAACATGGCACATGTGTGGAATAAAGAAAAGAATCTTGAGATCATTGTGGATTGTGAGGCGGATATTCCGAATAACCTGCTTGGAGACAGTCAGAAAATATATCGCATTATCTTAAATCTCATCAACAATGCGATCAAATTTACAGATGCCGGTGGTGTCATTTTGTTTGTCGGCGCCCGCAAGGAATCATACGGCATCAATCTTATGGTAAAGGTGAAAGATACCGGAATCGGGATGAGCGAAAAAAATATAGATGCACTGGAAAACACATACAATCAGGTAGATACGACCCGTGACCGGCGTGCGGGGGGCATTGGCTTAGGTCTTGCAATCTCACGTAAAATGATTGCAAAAATGAATGGACATATGCATATTGAGAGTGTTCCTGATGCAGGGACGACGGTTTCTATTATCATTCCACAGAGAGTACTGACGGATATGCCGCTTGTATCCGTGCGTGATGCCGGAGATAAAAAGATCATTTTTTATATGGATCTCGAAAGATACCGTTTCGGACAGCTTCGTGACGGATATCTTGAATGTATACAGAGGATGGTCGATCAGCTTCATGTAGATGCCGTGCGCTGTTCGACCATGCATGAACTAAAAAACCGCATCGATCATGAAAATTATCAGTTTTTGTTTGTTGCGGATGTCGAATATTTTATAGATCAAAGTTATTTTGACAGCCTGACTGCAAAAATGAAAGTTGTTGTCATGGCAAACAGGGATTGTGATCTGCAAAAAATCGGACCGGAAGTTCTGCTTATCTATCGCCCGATGCATGTATTCTCGGTTGCAACCATTTTGAATGGAGAAAAACTTCAGCAGGACGCATACGACGAACGGTGGCATCATGACAGATTCCGTGTAAAAGGAGCCAAAATTCTTGCAGTGGATGACAGTGCCATGAATTTAAAAGTTGTTTCAAGTCTGTTAAGCCATTATGGCATCACGATCGATACGGCATTGAGCGGTAGTGAGGCAATTGATAAAATCAGTGACAGAAGCTATGATCTCGTGTTTATGGATCATATGATGCCGGAAATGGATGGCGTGGAATGTATGCACAGGATTCATGAATTACCGCGGTTCCGTGAACGGAAAATACCGATCATTGCACTGACAGCCAACGCCATAGGCGGAGCCAGAGAGATGCTGATCAGGGAAGGATTCGATGATTTTGTTGCGAAACCGATTGAAAAATCTGCGATGGAACGTGTCCTTCGCAAATATTTAAGCATGTTTATTGAAAAAGATACGGGAGAGGAACAGGTTACCTGCAAGACAGAAGAAAACAGTGGATTATCCGGACAATTCAAAGAAGGAGGGAAAGAATTTGAGGCTGCAGGAATTGACCGCCGGCTTGGGCTTTCCTACTTTGACAATAATGAAGCGGATTATATGGAGATCGTGCAGTGTTTTTATGAACAGGGAAGAAGTCAGATCCAGACATTACAGGAGCTGTATGATAAAAAAGACTGGGAAAATTATAAGATCAATGTACATTCCCTGAAAGGACAAAGTCTTACGATCGGTGCAAAAGAGCTTTCAAAAAGGGCAAAGAGGATGCAGGAGGCATGTGAGCATGGGGATGAAAATTATATCATACAAAACCATACGGAGCTGATCGCAGACTACTGTTCGATCCTTGATGGGCTGTCTAAGTATGTGACGGTGGGGGAAGAAAAAAATCCAGTGCAGAAACTATCGGCAGCAATCGACAATTTTGACCAGGCAGAGGCAATGAAGCTGTTAGAGATGATAAAAAATGAGACGGGCAGTTCGATGGCGGATTCGGATGCACAGTTGATCGCTGATATGGAAGCCCAGATTGAACTGTTTGATTTTATCAGTGCTGCGGAAACATTAAAAAAATGGGGAGGTGCGGACAATGAGTAA
- the ribD gene encoding bifunctional diaminohydroxyphosphoribosylaminopyrimidine deaminase/5-amino-6-(5-phosphoribosylamino)uracil reductase RibD: MQQERYMRRAMELAELGRGWTKTNPVVGAVLVKEDRIIGEGYHKKFGGLHAEREALADCRSRGEDPAGADLYVTLEPCCHYGKTPPCTQAVIEAGISHVFVGAEDINPLVAGAGIRQLREQGILVTEGVLQEECEYQNRVFFHYIQTKLPYVRMKYAMTLDGKIASASGKSQWITGEAAREQVHRMRHEMTGIMVGAGTVIADDPMLNCRLPQTKDPVRIVCDTTLRIPLKSRIVQTAEEQNTIIATCCQDEAKIREYQKYGCRIIVTEHADGKVDLKELMRQLGADGIESVLLEGGAMLNWSALEAGIVNEVYAYVAPKLFGGADAKSPVAGIGVDYPDDAYCLVSQRVQQVGEDILIAGELKNK; this comes from the coding sequence ATGCAGCAGGAAAGATATATGCGCCGGGCAATGGAACTTGCAGAGCTTGGCAGAGGATGGACAAAGACAAATCCGGTGGTCGGTGCGGTTCTTGTAAAAGAGGACAGAATCATCGGGGAAGGCTATCATAAAAAATTTGGCGGACTTCACGCAGAGCGGGAAGCGCTGGCGGATTGCAGGAGCAGGGGAGAGGATCCGGCAGGAGCAGATCTTTATGTGACATTAGAACCGTGCTGCCATTACGGGAAAACGCCTCCGTGTACACAGGCGGTCATAGAAGCCGGGATCAGCCATGTGTTTGTTGGGGCGGAAGACATCAATCCGCTTGTGGCGGGAGCCGGGATCCGGCAGTTAAGGGAGCAGGGCATCCTGGTGACGGAAGGAGTTTTACAGGAGGAATGTGAGTACCAAAATCGGGTATTTTTTCATTATATCCAGACAAAACTGCCCTATGTGCGGATGAAATATGCGATGACACTGGATGGAAAAATAGCGTCGGCATCCGGAAAATCGCAATGGATCACCGGAGAGGCGGCAAGAGAACAGGTACACCGCATGCGGCATGAAATGACCGGAATCATGGTTGGGGCAGGCACGGTAATCGCGGATGATCCAATGTTAAACTGCCGTCTGCCGCAGACAAAAGACCCGGTCAGGATCGTCTGTGATACGACATTGCGGATACCGCTTAAGAGCCGGATCGTGCAGACTGCAGAGGAGCAGAATACCATCATTGCAACCTGCTGTCAGGATGAGGCGAAGATCAGGGAATATCAGAAATATGGATGCCGGATCATAGTGACAGAACATGCGGATGGAAAAGTGGATTTAAAAGAACTGATGCGGCAGCTCGGAGCAGACGGGATCGAGAGCGTATTGCTTGAGGGCGGTGCCATGCTGAACTGGTCGGCGTTAGAAGCCGGGATCGTCAATGAGGTGTATGCGTATGTGGCACCGAAACTGTTTGGCGGAGCAGATGCCAAAAGTCCGGTTGCAGGAATAGGCGTGGATTATCCCGATGACGCGTATTGCCTGGTCAGTCAGAGGGTACAGCAGGTGGGGGAGGACATTCTGATCGCCGGGGAACTGAAAAATAAATGA
- the cysK gene encoding cysteine synthase A, which yields MAKVYQSATDLIGNTPLLEVTKLEKSKGLEAKVLIKLEYFNTSGSVKDRAAYYMVKDAEEKGLLKEGSVIIEPTSGNTGIGLASIAAAKGYRIILTMPETMSVERRNILKAYGAEIVLTEGAKGMKGAIAKAEELAKEIPGSFIPSQFTNPANVQAHFETTGPEIWADTDGKVDIFVAGVGTGGTVTGVGQYLKSQNKDVKVVAVEPETSPVLSKGTAGPHKIQGIGAGFVPEVLDTRIYDEVFPVANEDAFTTGKELAKAEGVLVGISSGAALYAAIELAKRPENKGKTIVALLPDSGDRYYSTALFAD from the coding sequence ATGGCAAAAGTTTATCAGAGTGCAACAGATTTGATTGGAAACACACCTTTATTAGAGGTAACAAAATTAGAGAAAAGCAAAGGACTTGAGGCAAAAGTTCTTATAAAACTTGAGTATTTTAACACATCAGGAAGTGTAAAAGACCGTGCTGCATATTACATGGTAAAAGATGCAGAGGAGAAAGGTCTTTTAAAGGAAGGTTCCGTGATCATTGAGCCGACTTCCGGAAACACAGGTATCGGTCTTGCTTCTATCGCAGCAGCAAAAGGATACCGTATCATCTTAACAATGCCGGAGACCATGAGTGTTGAGCGTCGTAACATCTTAAAAGCATACGGTGCAGAGATCGTTTTAACAGAGGGTGCAAAGGGAATGAAAGGTGCGATTGCAAAAGCAGAAGAGCTTGCAAAAGAAATCCCGGGAAGCTTTATCCCATCCCAGTTTACCAACCCGGCAAACGTACAGGCCCATTTCGAGACAACAGGACCGGAGATCTGGGCAGATACAGACGGTAAGGTAGATATCTTTGTTGCAGGTGTTGGTACCGGCGGAACAGTTACCGGTGTCGGACAGTACTTAAAATCACAGAACAAAGATGTAAAAGTTGTTGCAGTTGAGCCGGAGACTTCTCCTGTTCTTTCCAAAGGAACAGCAGGTCCTCACAAGATCCAGGGAATCGGTGCAGGATTTGTTCCGGAGGTATTAGATACCAGGATTTATGATGAGGTATTTCCGGTAGCAAACGAGGATGCATTTACAACCGGAAAAGAGCTTGCAAAAGCAGAGGGTGTATTAGTCGGAATTTCCTCCGGTGCAGCTTTATATGCTGCAATCGAGCTTGCAAAACGCCCGGAAAACAAAGGAAAAACAATCGTTGCCCTTCTTCCGGACAGTGGTGACCGTTATTACTCCACAGCATTATTCGCAGACTAA
- a CDS encoding cation diffusion facilitator family transporter has product MITFLSKFFIKEKEDKGKIRQEYGILCGMVGIFLNILLFCGKFFAGTISHSIAVTADAFNNLSDAGSSAVTLIGFKLAGAKPDSEHPFGHGRIEYVSGLIVAAAILLMAYELIRDSIIKIIHPEETEFSVMVVVILIISILVKLYMYLYNSGVAKKIDSAAMKATATDSLSDTCATAVVLVAALIGHFTGIYVDGYCGALVGVFIMFAGIGAAKDTLNPLLGQPPEEEFVQKIDQIVMAHEEICGIHDLIVHDYGPGRQMVSLHAEVPAEGNILEIHDIIDNVENELKEKLGCDATIHMDPIVTSDEHVSEMKAAVISIIKGIDERINMHDFRVVTGPTHTNIIFDVLIPYKFQIQDDELAARITSQVRERLGNNYYVVIKVDHSYV; this is encoded by the coding sequence ATGATAACATTTCTTTCAAAGTTTTTTATTAAAGAAAAAGAGGATAAAGGAAAGATCAGACAGGAGTATGGTATTCTCTGCGGTATGGTCGGAATCTTTTTAAATATTCTGCTTTTTTGTGGCAAATTTTTTGCAGGAACGATCAGCCATTCGATCGCTGTGACTGCGGATGCATTCAACAACCTGTCAGATGCAGGATCTTCCGCTGTTACGCTGATCGGATTTAAGCTGGCAGGAGCAAAACCGGACTCGGAGCATCCGTTTGGCCACGGACGGATCGAATATGTATCGGGACTGATCGTTGCGGCAGCAATCCTTTTGATGGCGTATGAACTGATCAGGGATTCTATTATAAAGATCATTCATCCGGAAGAAACAGAGTTTTCCGTAATGGTGGTTGTGATCCTCATTATTTCGATTCTTGTAAAACTGTATATGTATCTTTATAACAGTGGGGTTGCAAAAAAAATTGACTCTGCTGCCATGAAGGCAACGGCAACCGACAGTCTGAGCGATACCTGCGCAACAGCAGTGGTACTTGTGGCAGCTTTGATCGGACATTTTACCGGAATCTATGTGGATGGCTATTGTGGTGCATTAGTTGGTGTATTTATCATGTTTGCGGGCATCGGAGCTGCGAAAGATACCTTAAATCCGCTTTTAGGGCAGCCGCCGGAGGAGGAATTTGTGCAGAAGATCGATCAGATCGTAATGGCACATGAGGAGATCTGTGGAATCCATGACCTGATCGTACACGATTATGGCCCGGGAAGACAGATGGTATCACTGCATGCGGAAGTACCTGCGGAGGGCAATATCTTAGAGATCCATGATATTATTGATAATGTTGAAAATGAATTAAAAGAAAAGTTAGGCTGTGATGCGACGATACATATGGATCCGATCGTGACATCGGATGAACATGTCAGCGAGATGAAAGCGGCGGTAATATCTATTATCAAGGGAATTGATGAGCGGATCAATATGCATGATTTCCGCGTTGTAACGGGACCGACACATACGAATATTATATTTGATGTCCTGATACCGTATAAGTTTCAGATACAGGATGATGAGCTGGCAGCACGTATTACATCACAGGTAAGGGAACGTCTTGGAAATAATTATTACGTGGTTATCAAAGTAGATCATTCCTACGTGTAA
- the lepB gene encoding signal peptidase I has product MEAKRQDIGMDIDENKKDTQNKTNTQDKADTSNKEDKPDGSEKEEAQKSTSASREILSWVLTFALAIGAAFLIKNYLIINADVPTGSMENTIMPGDRLIGNRLAFLKDTPERGDVVIFHYPDDEEELYVKRVIGLPGEEVRIDDGKIYIDGSETPLEEDYLKEEWTVATGPYLFEVPDDCYLVLGDNRNDSWDARYWDNKYVSIDKILGKGEVIYWPLQDIGKIR; this is encoded by the coding sequence ATGGAAGCGAAAAGACAGGATATCGGGATGGATATAGATGAAAATAAAAAAGATACACAAAATAAAACCAATACACAGGATAAGGCCGATACATCAAATAAAGAGGATAAGCCGGATGGATCAGAAAAAGAGGAAGCACAGAAAAGTACGTCGGCATCGCGCGAGATTTTAAGCTGGGTACTTACATTTGCCCTGGCGATCGGGGCAGCATTTCTGATCAAGAATTATCTGATCATCAACGCAGATGTGCCGACAGGCTCCATGGAAAATACGATCATGCCGGGGGACCGCCTGATCGGAAATCGTCTCGCATTTTTAAAGGATACACCGGAGCGCGGGGATGTTGTGATTTTCCATTATCCGGATGATGAGGAAGAACTTTATGTAAAAAGAGTGATCGGACTGCCGGGGGAGGAAGTCCGCATTGACGATGGAAAGATTTATATTGATGGAAGTGAAACGCCGCTGGAGGAAGATTATTTGAAGGAAGAATGGACGGTGGCAACAGGACCATATTTATTTGAAGTACCGGATGACTGTTATCTGGTATTAGGGGATAACCGGAATGACTCCTGGGACGCGCGTTACTGGGATAACAAATATGTAAGTATCGATAAAATCCTCGGTAAAGGAGAGGTCATTTACTGGCCGCTGCAGGACATCGGAAAAATCAGATAG